The following are encoded together in the Mesoterricola sediminis genome:
- a CDS encoding CheR family methyltransferase encodes MTALPANTQMSLQDFLAVRDFIYGRTGIFFNESKQYFLENRLNRRIQDLNLSSYREYLAHLQGLGGKDELTQLFNEITTNETSFWRNPPQIEAFQKNILHEAVALAKARGSSRLRIWSAACSSGEEPYTLAMICAEARDGLMRGMQAEIVATDISERVLALAREGVYGSYTLRNLTPAQVKGHFIQQGPDAFKVRPELQQMVSFRNFNLVDYPGYRMLGSFDVIFCRNVLIYFDEAVKIKVIKGFHESLQPKAFLLVGHSESIHSFNVGFELLHFSKAMGYRKR; translated from the coding sequence ATGACCGCCCTCCCCGCCAACACCCAGATGAGCCTCCAGGACTTCCTGGCCGTGAGGGACTTCATCTACGGGCGCACCGGCATCTTCTTCAACGAGTCCAAGCAGTACTTCCTGGAGAACCGCCTGAACCGGCGCATCCAGGACCTCAACCTCTCCTCCTACCGGGAGTACCTGGCCCATCTGCAGGGCCTCGGCGGGAAGGACGAGCTCACCCAGCTCTTCAACGAGATCACGACGAACGAGACCAGCTTCTGGCGGAACCCGCCCCAGATCGAGGCCTTCCAGAAGAACATCCTGCACGAGGCGGTGGCCCTCGCGAAGGCCCGCGGCTCCAGCCGGCTCCGCATCTGGTCCGCGGCCTGCTCCAGCGGGGAGGAGCCCTACACGCTGGCCATGATCTGCGCCGAGGCCCGGGACGGCCTCATGCGCGGCATGCAGGCCGAGATCGTCGCCACCGACATCAGCGAGCGCGTCCTGGCCCTGGCCCGCGAGGGCGTCTACGGGAGCTACACCCTCCGGAACCTGACGCCCGCCCAGGTCAAGGGCCACTTCATCCAGCAGGGGCCCGACGCGTTCAAGGTCCGGCCGGAGCTCCAGCAGATGGTCTCCTTCCGCAACTTCAACCTGGTGGACTACCCCGGCTACCGGATGCTGGGCAGTTTCGACGTGATCTTTTGCCGGAATGTGCTCATCTATTTCGACGAGGCGGTCAAGATAAAGGTCATCAAGGGCTTCCACGAGTCCCTCCAGCCGAAGGCCTTCCTCCTGGTCGGGCACAGCGAGTCGATCCATTCCTTCAATGTCGGCTTCGAGCTCTTGCACTTCAGCAAGGCCATGGGCTACCGCAAACGTTGA
- a CDS encoding holo-ACP synthase, with product MILGLGTDVCPAARWQHLLERFGEKALRRVLASEEADYLLRGNRMRLPERAAGRWALREAFGKALGVGLDGWSWKQLRYLDGKLWAEGELAVMIQARGIQRIHGSVTHDGGTAIAVVILEGLDSQARVPIND from the coding sequence ATGATCCTGGGGCTGGGGACAGACGTCTGCCCGGCAGCTCGCTGGCAGCATCTGCTGGAGCGGTTCGGGGAAAAGGCCCTCCGGCGGGTCCTGGCCTCCGAGGAGGCGGACTACCTCCTGCGGGGCAACCGGATGCGGCTCCCGGAACGGGCCGCGGGCCGCTGGGCCCTCCGGGAGGCCTTCGGGAAGGCCCTGGGGGTCGGGCTGGACGGATGGTCCTGGAAGCAGCTTCGTTATCTGGACGGGAAGCTGTGGGCTGAGGGAGAATTGGCGGTGATGATCCAGGCGCGGGGGATCCAGAGGATTCACGGGAGCGTCACCCATGACGGGGGGACGGCCATCGCGGTGGTCATCCTGGAAGGCCTGGACAGCCAGGCGCGTGTACCGATTAATGATTGA
- a CDS encoding GNAT family N-acetyltransferase: MNSDPVVRPVTPADEPSVAAIIRAVMPEFGADGPGFALHDPEVDHMWEAYQRPGAAYFVVEEEGEVIGGGGVAPLDGVEGTCELRKMYFLPRARGRGLGEVMMRTCLARARELGYRACYLETLTGMEGAQRLYLRTGFRPICAPLGATGHHGCDKWFIKELGEAP, encoded by the coding sequence GTGAATTCCGACCCAGTTGTGCGCCCAGTCACACCCGCCGACGAGCCTTCGGTGGCGGCCATCATCCGCGCGGTGATGCCGGAGTTCGGCGCGGACGGCCCGGGCTTCGCACTCCACGATCCGGAGGTCGACCACATGTGGGAGGCCTACCAGCGCCCCGGCGCGGCCTACTTCGTCGTGGAGGAGGAGGGCGAGGTGATCGGCGGAGGCGGCGTGGCCCCCCTCGACGGCGTGGAAGGGACCTGCGAACTGCGGAAGATGTACTTCCTGCCCCGCGCCCGGGGCCGGGGGCTGGGAGAGGTCATGATGCGCACCTGCCTGGCCCGGGCCCGGGAGCTGGGCTACCGGGCCTGCTACCTGGAGACCCTCACCGGCATGGAGGGCGCCCAGCGCCTCTACCTGCGGACGGGGTTCCGGCCCATCTGCGCCCCCCTGGGCGCCACGGGCCACCACGGGTGTGACAAATGGTTCATCAAGGAGCTGGGGGAGGCGCCATGA